One genomic region from Sparus aurata chromosome 15, fSpaAur1.1, whole genome shotgun sequence encodes:
- the LOC115596490 gene encoding uncharacterized protein LOC115596490 — protein MELFAACPVCTQVCDVRTQNLGTFLSVEQRCPHCEFYRHWNSQPILGSTPAGNLHLSAAVYLSGASFVKVAWVFKAMELQLFQYNTFRRHARSFIEPAVIHQWKTLQDVMLQRLSQESKVIVGGDMRADSPGHSAKFASYTMMDLNSNTVLDIELVQGFFVPGQQSNEVGGSYHMEKEGLRRSLALLEERGINLDCIVTDRHPQIQKFLRERNITHYYDVWHMAKGISKKMDKISKEKECQKLQKWMRSNYNHIYWTAATSSTGPERVAKWTSILNHKQDVHTQDDPLYPKCLHEVHQTRDKNKWLRAGTPAFYKLEKLLTNKRTLKDVAKLSPHHQTSSVEAFHSVILRFAPKNVVFPFIGMLCRLYLAAMYYNVNADRPQAKTREGVPLYKVYFPKAIKGQCRAKPHKTEPTFRYVADMMDLIFAKVFVDPTPYKNAMLAIPVPEDLTAQYEHPDKEEVIASYVSRFNRGPV, from the exons ATGGAGTTGTTTGCTGCGTGTCCTGTCTGCACGCAGGTATGTGATGTGAGGACACAAAATCTGGGGACATTCCTGTCCGTGGAGCAGCGATGCCCCCATTGCGAGTTCTACAGACACTGGAATAGCCAGCCTATCCTTGGGAGCACACCAGCTGGGAACCTCCACCTTTCGGCAGCTGTGTACCTGAGTGGTGCGTCCTTCGTAAAAGTTGCATGG GTCTTCAAGGCAATGGAGCTGCAACTTTTTCAGTACAACACATTTCGCCGGCATGCCAGATCTTTCATTGAACCTGCAGTCATTCACCAGTGGAAAACATTACAGGATGTGATGCTGCAGCGGCTCAGTCAGGAGAGCAAAGTTATAGTTGGTGGTGACATGAGAGCTGACTCTCCAG GGCACTCTGCGAAATTTGCGAGTTATACAATGATGGATCTTAACTCAAACACAGTTTTGGACATCGAGTTGGTTCAG GGTTTTTTTGTGCCGGGGCAACAGAGCAATGAGGTTGGTGGTAGTTACCACATGGAAAAAGAGGGCCTGAGGAGGAGTCTGGCATTGCTGGAAGAACGTGGCATTAATCTTGACTGCATTGTTACCGACCGTCATCCACAAATTCAAAAGTTCCTCAGGGAGAGAAACATCACCCACTACTATGATGTGTGGCACATGGCAAAAG GGATTTCAAAGAAAATGGACAAGATCAGTAAGGAGAAAGAGTGTCAGAAACTACAGAAGTGGATGAGAAGCAACTACAATCACATCTACTGGACTGCAGCTACCTCATCAACTGGGCCAGAGAGAGTGGCAAAATGGACCTCAATCCTGAACCACAAGCAGGACGTCCACACACAAGATGACCCTCTTTACCCCAAGTGCCTGCATGAGGTCCACCAGACACgggacaaaaacaaatggcTCAGAGCAG GTACTCCGGCTTTCTACAAATTAGAAAAGCTGTTGACCAACAAAAGAACTCTGAAGGACGTGGCAAAACTGAGCCCTCACCACCAGACTTCATCTGTGGAGGCATTCCATAGTGTGATCCTTCGCTTTGCCCCAAAGAATGTTGTGTTTCCCTTTATTGGAATGCTGTGCAG ACTGTACCTGGCTGCCATGTATTACAATGTAAATGCAGACAGACCACAGGCCAAAACCCGGGAAGGTGTACCTCTCTACAAGGTCTACTTTCCAAAGGCTATAAAGGGACAATGCAGAGCCAAACCCCACAAGACAGAGCCAACATTCC GGTATGTTGCTGACATGATGGACCTTATATTTGCCAAAGTCTTTGTGGACCCTACACCATACAAGAACGCGATGTTGGCCATCCCAGTCCCAGAGGATTTGACTGCCCAGTATGAGCATCCTGACAAGGAGGAGGTCATTGCCAGTTATGTGTCCAGGTTCAACCGAGGGCCAGTCTAA